One Spinacia oleracea cultivar Varoflay chromosome 4, BTI_SOV_V1, whole genome shotgun sequence DNA segment encodes these proteins:
- the LOC110797981 gene encoding protein FAR-RED IMPAIRED RESPONSE 1 encodes MDLRPTDCHPGAASSVVDQREDICHGEGASRNMVDLVSVVHDRDGGAGTCATNSFLLEGDIEIGPDNDLQFESHEAAYKFYQEYAKSMGFTTSIKNSRRSKKSKDFIDAKFACSRYGVTPESDVGSSRRSGIKKTDCKASMHVKRSKHGKWVIHEFIKEHNHELLPALAYYFRIHRNVKLVEKNNVDILHAVSERTKKMFVDMSRQSASFFNHGSLRHALGSQLDKGNHLVLDEGDAQFLLDYFMCVKKENPKFFYAIDLNEEQYLRNFFWVDAKSRSDYTSFSDVVSLDTSYIRTNDKLPLVLFVGVNHHFQTMLLGCALIAEELTSTFVWLLKTWLRAMGGSAPQVIITDQHPSIKSAIQEVFPNTRHCFHLCNVLEKFPENLAHVTKRHENFTGKFNKCIFKSWTDEQFELRWWKMVGRFDLQEDDWIRSLYEDRKKWVPLYISDIFLAGMSPPHRTESVNSFFDKYIQRKLTLKEFVKQYGAILQNRYEEEAIADFDTCNKQPALKSPSPWEKQMSTIYTHAIFKKFQVEVLGVVGCHPKKDGEDGTSITYRVDDCEKDETFFVAWDETNSQVSCLCRSFEYRGFLCRHAMLVLQICGISSIPSQYILRRWTKDAKTRQLMVEGTDRLQTRAQRYVALCKQAIELSEEGSLTQESHNISLRTLVDTLKNCVSVNNMNRNAIEVGDTFCAHDIVEPYQGNMSTRTSKKKNAVKKRKVTSETDVMLTDAEDNLHQLESLTSDGMSLNNYYGSQQNVPGLVQLNLMEPPHDSYYVDQESIQGLGQLNSLGPNHEGFFEAEQSVHGLGHLDFRSSSSFSYSLQDDNNLRSTQLRGDAARHT; translated from the exons ATGGACTTGAGACCAACTGATTGCCACCCTGGTGCTGCCAGTAGTGTGGTTGATCAAAGGGAAGACATTTGTCATGGTGAAGGTGCTAGTAGAAATATGGTCGATCTTGTCAGTGTGGTACATGATCGTGATGGAGGAGCTGGTACGTGTGCGACAAACAGTTTTCTTCTTGAAGGAGACATTGAAATTGGGCCAGACAATGACCTTCAGTTTGAGTCGCATGAAGCTGCGTACAAGTTCTACCAAGAATATGCTAAATCTATGGGATTCACGACCTCAATAAAGAATAGTCGACGTTCAAAGAAATCGAAAGATTTTATCGATGCAAAGTTTGCGTGCTCCAGATATGGAGTCACTCCAGAATCTGATGTTGGTAGTAGCCGGCGGTCTGGCATTAAGAAGACTGATTGTAAGGCTAGCATGCATGTCAAGAGAAGCAAGCATGGGAAATGGGTCATACACGAGTTCATAAAGGAGCATAACCATGAACTTTTACCAGCACTTGCATATTATTTTCGTATTCACAGAAATGTGAAATTGGTTGAGAAGAATAATGTTGATATATTACATGCTGTTAGTGAACGAACAAAAAAGATGTTTGTTGATATGTCAAGACAGTCTGCTAgtttttttaatcatggatcccTAAGGCATGCACTTGGTTCTCAACTTGACAAAGGTAATCACTTAGTTCTAGATGAAGGAGATGCCCAATTCTTACTTGATTACTTCATGTGTGTCAAGAAAGAAAATCCTAAATTCTTTTATGCAATAGATTTGAATGAAGAACAATATCTTAGGAATTTCTTCTGGGTTGATGCTAAAAGTAGGAGTGACTATACAAGTTTTAGTGATGTTGTCTCTCTTGACACCTCATATATAAGGACAAATGACAAGTTGCCACTTGTTCTCTTTGTGGGGGTGAACCATCACTTTCAGACGATGTTGCTTGGCTGTGCATTGATTGCAGAGGAGCTGACATCAACATTTGTTTGGTTGCTGAAGACTTGGCTCAGAGCGATGGGTGGGAGTGCACCCCAGGTGATTATCACTGACCAGCATCCATCTATAAAATCTGCCATCCAAGAAGTCTTTCCTAATACACGCCATTGCTTTCATCTGTGTAATGTTCTGGAGAAGTTCCCAGAAAATCTTGCACACGTCACTAAACGACACGAAAATTTTACTGGAAAATTCAATAAGTGCATATTTAAGTCATGGACGGATGAACAATTTGAGTTGAGATGGTGGAAAATGGTTGGTAGGTTTGATCTTCAGGAAGATGATTGGATAAGGTCATTGTACGAAGATCGTAAGAAATGGGTTCCTCTGTACATAAGTGACATCTTCCTGGCTGGAATGTCCCCCCCTCATCGAACTGAAAGTGTAAATTCATTTTTCGACAAATATATTCAAAGAAAACTTACTTTGAAAGAGTTTGTGAAACAATATGGTGCAATTCTGCAGAATAGGTATGAGGAAGAGGCTATTGCAGATTTTGACACGTGTAACAAGCAACCTGCTCTGAAATCTCCTTCACCCTGGGAAAAACAAATGTCAACTATATATACACAtgcaatattcaaaaaatttcaGGTCGAAGTTCTGGGTGTGGTTGGCTGTCATCCTAAGAAAGACGGTGAAGATGGAACATCCATAACTTATCGAGTGGATGACTGTGAAAAAGATGAAACTTTTTTTGTAGCATGGGATGAAACAAATTCTCAGGTGTCGTGTTTATGTCGTTCATTTGAGTACAGGGGTTTTTTGTGTAGACATGCTATGCTTGTTCTCCAAATTTGTGGTATCTCTAGCATACCATCTCAGTACATATTAAGGAGGTGGACAAAAGATGCAAAAACTAGGCAATTGATGGTAGAAGGAACTGATCGTTTGCAGACCAGGGCACAGCGTTATGTGGCCTTGTGTAAGCAAGCCATTGAACTGAGTGAAGAAGGATCTTTAACTCAAGAAAGTCACAATATTTCCTTGCGAACACTGGTGGATACTTTGAAAAATTGTGTTAGTGTGAATAATATGAATAGAAACGCTATTGAAGTTGGGGACACCTTTTGTGCTCATGATATTGTTGAACCATATCAGGGAAATATGTCAACTAGAACAAGCAAAAAAAAGAATGCAGTGAAGAAGAGGAAG GTTACCTCAGAAACAGATGTCATGCTGACTGATGCTGAGGACAATTTGCATCAACTG GAAAGTTTAACCTCTGATGGGATGTCTCTCAATAATTACTATGGCTCGCAACAGAATGTGCCAGGACTG GTACAGCTGAACTTAATGGAGCCACCACATGATAGTTACTATGTTGATCAAGAAAGTATACAAGGGCTG GGACAATTGAACTCCTTAGGACCAAACCATGAAGGGTTTTTTGAGGCTGAACAAAGTGTACATGGGCTG GGACATTTGGATTTTCGATCATCATCTAGCTTCTCTTACAGCTTACAG GACGACAATAATTTAAGATCTACACAATTACGTGGAGATGCTGCTAGGCACACTTGA
- the LOC130471960 gene encoding uncharacterized protein: MLSWIESKRKFRKDMQELEFKIHEDGSLRYKGRWCLPQKCEELKQKLMEEGQNTPYSVHPGGDKLYKDLKKVYWWPRMKNEVAEFVSRCLIDLPESQNRAYKTQRESPTTTDSKLEMKLYFYGFRHVFSVIESRKCTIWVVVD; this comes from the coding sequence ATGTTAAGTTGGATCGAATCAAAGAGAAAATTTCGCAAGGACATGCAAGAACTAGAATTTAAGATCCACGAGGATGGTAGCTTGAGGTATAAAGGAAGGTGGTGTTTACCACAAAAGTGTGAAGAATTGAAGCAAAAGCTTATGGAGGAAGGTCAAAATACACCATATTCAGTGCACCCAggaggtgacaagttgtataaggacctTAAGAAGGTGTATTGGTGGCctagaatgaagaatgaagtcgCTGAATTTGTTTCGCGATGTTTGATCGACTTGccagaaagtcaaaatagagCATATAAGACCCAAAGGGAAAGTCCAACCACTacagattccaagctggaaatgaaATTGTATTTCTATGGATTTCGTCACGTGTTTTCCGTGATCGAAAGCAGGAAATGTACCATATGGGTAGTAGTAGATTAG